One genomic window of Carassius gibelio isolate Cgi1373 ecotype wild population from Czech Republic chromosome A10, carGib1.2-hapl.c, whole genome shotgun sequence includes the following:
- the LOC128020903 gene encoding uncharacterized protein LOC128020903, whose amino-acid sequence MQLELEAVEEQIRDLEVRQVQLRERRAALQSSRADAHKSGVSIQRAANSPTTSTPCVSLHRPGAPRTRSSQMSFTATPGHHGPWVHPQRRTRAGPRVTTSPPPAFEIFTRNRFAPLCETGRDAVIIGDSIVRHVSATLAEGKVHTHCLPGARVLDVSAQIPAILKDGESPRGFVLHAGVNDTTLRQTETLKRDFRSLIETVRSTTPAAKIIVSGPLPTDRRGHERFSRLFALNEWLLSWCEKQKLLFVNNWNLFWERPRLFRADGLHPSRVGAELLSDNISRTLRSM is encoded by the coding sequence atgcagctcgagctcgaggccgtggagGAGCAGATTCGTGACCTGGAAGTGAGGCAGgtccagctgagagagcggagagccgcgctgcaatcatcccgggctgacgctcacaagtccggggtaagtatacagcgtgctgctaacagtcccaccacgtctactccgtgtgtttctctgcacaggcccggtgcacccaggacgcgatcttcccagatgtccttcactgcaacgccgggacaccacggaccctgggtgcatccacagcggaggacacgAGCCGGGCCCCGGgtgacgacttctccccctcctgccttcgagatcttcacccggaaccgcttcgctcccctctgcgagacaggacgcgacgccgtgatcatcggagactccatcgtccgacacgtaagtgctacgttagccgaaggtaaagtgcacactcattgtttgcctggtgctcgtgttctcgatgtttctgcgcagatacccgcgatcctgaaggacggcgagagccccagaggtTTCGTGCTTcatgccggggttaacgacaccacgctgcggcagacggagacgctgaagagggacttcaggagcctgatcgagacggttcgcagcacgacgcccgcagCGAAGATCattgtgtcaggaccactgcccacggatcgacgaggacacgaaaggttcagtagactttttgctttaaatgaatggttgttgtcatggtgtgaaaaacagaaactgctatttgttaataactggaatcttttctgggagcgtcctagactgtttcgcgctgatggattacaccccagcagagtcggagcggagctgctttctgacaacatctccaggacacttcgctccatgtga